One region of Chryseobacterium sp. SORGH_AS_0447 genomic DNA includes:
- a CDS encoding M3 family metallopeptidase: MNILTEKFNTPYHSAPFDQISNADYLPAFKELIRKSEEEIHAIVNSPEEPTFENVIEALAYSGEQLDVASNIFFNLNSAETSDELQQIAQEVSPILTEYSSKISQNEALFNKIKKVYDEKEKYNLNEEQQMLLNETYKGFVRSGALLNEEDKEKLKKINMDLSLKSLQFGQNVLASTNNYFKHITSKEDLAGIPDAILEQYAEEAKERNLEGWVVTLQYPSYIPFMTYAENRDLRKELALANGKRSFDGGEFDNQHLVKELLSLKQQKAELLGYKNYAEYVLEERMAKSPAKVIDFLNELLTKAKPYAGKEIEELKALAKADGIEEMQAYDHAFYAEKLRKAKYDLNDEELKPYFPLNQVQDAVFGLANQLFGLTFEERNDVPKYHEDVKVYEVKENGEYKSLLYADYFPRKGKRAGAWMTSYKNQYKKDGENSRPHISIVCNFSKPTKDTPSLLTFQEVTTLFHEFGHALHGMLANTQYPNLSGTSVKWDFVELPSQFLENFCYEPEFLKTFAKHYKTGEVLPDEKIEKIAQSKNFMEGYQTLRQLGFGLLDMNYHTKVGELENKSVKEFEDKYTKATQLYPANPEMAMSPSFSHIFQGGYSAGYYSYKWAEVLDADAFQYFKENGIFNPEIAAKYKVLLSSGGTKDPMELYKSFRGSEPKVESLLKRAFG, encoded by the coding sequence ATGAATATTTTAACAGAAAAATTTAATACCCCATATCATTCAGCGCCTTTTGATCAGATCAGCAATGCCGATTACCTTCCGGCTTTTAAGGAACTGATCCGGAAATCGGAAGAGGAGATCCATGCGATCGTCAATAGCCCCGAAGAGCCTACTTTCGAAAATGTAATCGAAGCACTGGCCTATTCCGGAGAGCAGCTGGATGTGGCTTCCAATATATTCTTTAATTTAAATTCTGCCGAAACCAGCGACGAGCTGCAGCAGATTGCGCAGGAAGTTTCCCCGATCCTGACAGAATATTCCTCGAAAATCTCCCAGAACGAAGCTTTGTTTAACAAAATTAAAAAAGTCTACGACGAAAAGGAAAAATACAACCTCAACGAAGAACAGCAGATGCTTCTCAATGAAACCTACAAAGGTTTTGTAAGAAGCGGTGCTTTGCTGAACGAAGAAGACAAGGAAAAACTAAAGAAAATCAATATGGATTTATCTTTAAAGTCGCTTCAGTTCGGGCAGAATGTTCTGGCCTCAACGAACAATTATTTCAAGCACATCACCAGCAAAGAAGATCTAGCAGGAATTCCCGACGCTATTCTTGAACAATATGCCGAGGAAGCAAAAGAGAGAAACCTGGAAGGCTGGGTCGTAACATTACAGTACCCGAGCTATATCCCGTTTATGACGTACGCCGAAAACCGCGACCTGAGAAAGGAGCTGGCCTTGGCTAACGGTAAAAGGTCTTTTGACGGTGGAGAATTTGATAACCAGCATCTTGTTAAAGAACTTCTTTCACTTAAACAGCAGAAAGCAGAACTGCTCGGCTATAAAAACTATGCGGAATATGTACTGGAAGAAAGAATGGCGAAATCCCCTGCGAAAGTAATCGACTTCCTGAACGAACTTTTAACCAAAGCAAAACCGTACGCCGGAAAAGAAATCGAAGAATTGAAAGCATTGGCTAAAGCTGACGGTATTGAAGAAATGCAGGCTTATGACCACGCTTTCTACGCGGAAAAACTCCGTAAAGCCAAATACGATCTGAATGATGAGGAACTGAAACCTTATTTCCCTCTGAATCAGGTTCAGGATGCCGTTTTCGGATTAGCCAACCAGCTTTTCGGACTTACTTTCGAGGAAAGAAACGATGTCCCGAAATACCATGAAGATGTAAAAGTGTATGAAGTTAAAGAAAATGGGGAATACAAATCTCTATTATATGCAGACTATTTCCCACGAAAAGGCAAAAGAGCCGGAGCCTGGATGACGAGCTATAAAAACCAGTATAAGAAAGACGGTGAAAATTCCCGTCCGCACATCTCCATCGTCTGCAATTTCAGCAAACCGACAAAGGATACGCCAAGTTTACTGACCTTCCAAGAAGTAACTACCTTGTTCCATGAATTCGGTCATGCCCTGCACGGAATGCTGGCCAATACCCAATATCCAAATCTTTCTGGGACTTCTGTGAAATGGGATTTTGTGGAATTGCCGTCCCAGTTCCTTGAAAATTTCTGCTACGAGCCGGAATTTTTAAAAACATTCGCCAAACATTACAAAACCGGTGAAGTATTGCCGGATGAAAAAATAGAAAAGATCGCCCAGTCGAAAAACTTCATGGAAGGCTACCAAACCCTCAGACAGCTTGGTTTCGGACTGCTGGATATGAATTATCATACCAAGGTTGGAGAGTTGGAGAATAAAAGTGTAAAGGAGTTTGAGGATAAATATACGAAAGCTACCCAATTATATCCAGCCAATCCGGAAATGGCAATGAGCCCGAGCTTCTCGCATATTTTCCAGGGTGGTTATTCGGCAGGATATTATTCTTACAAGTGGGCAGAAGTCCTCGATGCCGACGCTTTCCAGTACTTCAAGGAAAACGGGATATTCAATCCGGAAATCGCCGCCAAATATAAAGTCCTGCTTTCTTCCGGCGGTACCAAAGATCCGATGGAATTGTACAAAAGCTTCAGAGGAAGCGAACCGAAAGTGGAGAGTCTATTGAAAAGGGCGTTTGGGTAA
- a CDS encoding DUF2628 domain-containing protein, whose protein sequence is MKNDIELYKSFFQKRDDYYLETLDKYNQGKKFTFNYATLIFGIFWFLYRKMYIEVIIIYSFISLESLFENLLLKRLIGEERTVIFSFCITVLFLITTGFSGNILYLKKAIRTIGKAKKKYPDFENQNSYVAKKGGTSLVVITILIISLVLILAL, encoded by the coding sequence ATGAAAAACGATATTGAACTTTATAAAAGCTTCTTTCAGAAAAGAGATGATTATTATCTTGAGACACTAGACAAATACAACCAAGGCAAAAAGTTTACTTTTAATTATGCCACATTAATCTTTGGAATATTCTGGTTTCTTTACAGAAAAATGTATATTGAAGTTATAATTATTTATTCATTTATTTCCTTAGAGAGTTTATTTGAAAATTTACTTCTTAAAAGACTGATTGGTGAGGAAAGAACTGTTATTTTTAGTTTTTGTATTACTGTACTGTTTTTAATTACCACAGGATTTTCAGGAAATATTTTATATCTGAAAAAAGCAATAAGAACAATCGGTAAAGCCAAAAAAAAGTATCCTGATTTTGAAAACCAGAATAGTTATGTCGCTAAAAAAGGAGGTACAAGTCTGGTTGTAATTACAATTTTAATAATATCTCTTGTTTTAATTTTAGCATTATAA
- a CDS encoding DUF805 domain-containing protein, producing MFKAPFSFNGRIRRTEYGLSYLIYLAFSVPFNLFTFNNDEPSGTVLIIFLLLAIPLIWFMLAQGAKRCHDRGNSGWFQIIPFYGLWMLFADSDHGPNEYGPNPKGQGNYNSINEIGKKEY from the coding sequence ATGTTTAAAGCACCGTTTTCCTTCAACGGCAGAATCAGAAGAACAGAGTACGGATTGTCTTATCTTATTTATTTAGCATTTTCTGTTCCTTTTAATCTTTTCACTTTTAATAATGATGAACCTTCAGGAACCGTTCTTATCATCTTTTTACTTTTGGCTATTCCTTTAATTTGGTTTATGTTGGCACAAGGGGCAAAGAGATGCCATGACCGCGGCAACTCCGGATGGTTCCAGATCATTCCTTTTTATGGCCTGTGGATGTTGTTTGCCGACAGTGATCACGGACCCAACGAATACGGTCCGAACCCGAAAGGACAAGGGAATTATAATTCAATTAACGAAATTGGTAAAAAAGAATATTAA
- a CDS encoding 3'-5' exoribonuclease, whose product MSYIMVDIESDGPIPGDFSMICFGAVLVDENLDKTFYGKLKPIYGSFNADALAVSGFTREETLSFEDPEEVMLRFEEWIKENSKGRPVFISDNNGFDWMFICWYFHHFIGRNPFGFSSRRLADLYCGLEKDTFAQWKHLRKTAHTHHPVDDARGNAEVLLQMKNEMGLKIALK is encoded by the coding sequence ATGAGCTACATCATGGTCGATATAGAATCGGACGGTCCGATTCCCGGGGATTTTTCAATGATCTGTTTCGGAGCGGTACTGGTAGATGAAAATCTCGACAAAACATTCTACGGAAAGCTAAAGCCGATATACGGAAGCTTCAATGCCGATGCACTGGCGGTTTCAGGCTTTACAAGGGAAGAAACCCTAAGTTTTGAAGACCCTGAAGAAGTTATGCTGAGATTCGAGGAATGGATTAAGGAGAATTCAAAAGGAAGACCTGTTTTCATCAGCGACAACAATGGCTTTGACTGGATGTTCATCTGCTGGTATTTCCATCACTTCATCGGAAGAAATCCATTCGGGTTTTCATCACGAAGGCTGGCCGACCTGTATTGCGGACTGGAAAAAGATACTTTTGCCCAATGGAAGCATTTGAGAAAAACGGCGCACACCCATCATCCGGTAGATGACGCACGTGGAAATGCGGAAGTTTTATTGCAGATGAAAAACGAAATGGGACTGAAAATCGCGCTGAAGTAA
- the tyrS gene encoding tyrosine--tRNA ligase, whose translation MIRTLQENAEIILPKNGLEEKLRQAEKENRKLIIKLGFDPTAPDLHLGHAVVLKKLRQFQELGHQVVIVVGSFTARIGDPTGKNKARKPLTAEEVKHNAETYIRQLSKVIDVEKSKIVFNSDWLDALPFSEVIQLMSKVTVAQLMHRNDFNKRFTENTPIAMHELVYPILQGFDSVQIGSDIEMGGTDQLFNCTMGRQLQESHGNPPQIVMCMPLLKGLEGKEKMSKSLNNTIGLTDGPHEMFGKTMSIPDSLIDEFIDLTTDFPPIEKENIKLSAQNGENPMNIKKRIARNIIAQYHNEESAEQAEQFFMNQFQNKNFDEKVFEPVLISSLHHHRPMTLAVLCHQLKNNESKSFIRRLILNGGVQVNNEKLTDPDEEIELIVGKKIKIGKRSFFELL comes from the coding sequence ATGATTCGTACATTACAAGAAAATGCAGAAATTATTCTGCCGAAAAACGGTCTGGAAGAAAAACTGCGACAGGCCGAGAAAGAAAACAGAAAGCTCATTATCAAACTTGGCTTTGATCCCACAGCTCCCGACCTGCACTTAGGTCACGCCGTTGTCCTGAAAAAACTGAGGCAGTTTCAGGAACTGGGGCACCAGGTGGTGATCGTCGTGGGAAGCTTTACCGCAAGAATCGGTGATCCGACCGGTAAAAACAAAGCCCGGAAACCCCTCACTGCCGAAGAAGTAAAGCACAATGCAGAAACCTACATCCGACAGCTTTCCAAAGTGATCGATGTAGAAAAATCAAAAATTGTTTTTAATTCCGACTGGCTGGATGCGCTGCCGTTTTCGGAGGTCATCCAGCTGATGTCTAAAGTAACGGTTGCCCAGCTGATGCACCGGAATGATTTCAATAAAAGATTTACCGAAAATACGCCGATCGCTATGCATGAGCTGGTATACCCGATTTTACAGGGATTCGATTCGGTACAGATCGGAAGCGACATCGAAATGGGCGGAACCGACCAGCTTTTCAACTGCACGATGGGAAGACAGCTGCAGGAAAGCCACGGAAATCCGCCACAGATCGTCATGTGCATGCCATTGCTGAAGGGGCTGGAAGGAAAAGAAAAAATGAGCAAATCGTTAAACAACACAATTGGACTGACGGACGGACCTCACGAAATGTTTGGAAAAACAATGTCTATCCCGGATTCTTTAATTGATGAATTCATTGATTTAACGACCGATTTTCCCCCTATAGAAAAAGAAAACATAAAGCTTTCGGCCCAAAACGGAGAGAATCCCATGAACATCAAAAAACGGATTGCCCGGAATATAATTGCACAATACCATAATGAAGAATCGGCGGAGCAGGCCGAGCAGTTTTTTATGAATCAGTTCCAGAATAAGAATTTTGACGAAAAGGTTTTCGAACCGGTCCTTATCAGTTCACTTCATCATCACCGCCCCATGACTTTAGCGGTACTATGTCATCAGCTCAAAAATAATGAGAGCAAATCTTTTATCCGGAGACTGATCCTAAACGGCGGCGTTCAGGTGAATAATGAAAAATTAACCGATCCTGATGAAGAAATTGAATTGATAGTGGGAAAGAAAATAAAAATCGGAAAAAGAAGTTTTTTTGAACTTTTGTAA
- a CDS encoding SRPBCC family protein — MKTFLKIIGILILLLIVYAVVAMLAFGNNYHYEKSMVINAPKEKVWQQVSSMKAFNQWNPWMKLDPSMKIAYSGNAGEVGDKYCWDSKDDHAGAGCQEIKELVPEQKQKTEMIFIRPFAGEATSEIMLSPEGNATKVTWTMDTEQDAMMKVMRPMMDYQMGKSYEEGLNNLKKLAEK; from the coding sequence ATGAAAACCTTCTTAAAAATTATCGGTATCCTTATTCTTTTGCTTATTGTTTATGCTGTTGTAGCCATGCTGGCGTTCGGTAACAATTATCATTATGAAAAATCAATGGTAATCAATGCTCCGAAAGAGAAAGTCTGGCAACAGGTCAGTTCGATGAAAGCTTTCAACCAATGGAACCCGTGGATGAAGCTGGATCCGTCGATGAAAATTGCCTACTCCGGAAATGCTGGTGAAGTAGGAGACAAGTACTGCTGGGACAGCAAAGATGATCACGCAGGAGCTGGGTGTCAGGAAATCAAAGAATTGGTTCCGGAGCAGAAGCAGAAAACAGAAATGATTTTTATAAGACCATTTGCGGGTGAGGCGACTTCCGAAATTATGCTGTCTCCAGAAGGAAATGCAACGAAGGTAACCTGGACGATGGATACGGAACAGGATGCCATGATGAAGGTCATGAGACCGATGATGGATTACCAGATGGGAAAATCTTACGAAGAAGGACTGAACAACCTGAAAAAATTAGCTGAAAAATAA
- a CDS encoding M48 family metallopeptidase, translating into MNIIIKRLENVKKLQAKRWENEDHWDQINDLLIQELDDILSEEPQNTAALISIGAVYSDMGEDDLALEYLHKALNLGSVDKNLFINLAIVMTYMGKHPEEYHEYLETAEDKQEDPLTFKAHFDPESR; encoded by the coding sequence ATGAATATCATAATCAAAAGACTGGAAAACGTAAAAAAACTTCAGGCCAAGCGTTGGGAAAATGAAGATCACTGGGACCAAATCAATGATCTTCTGATTCAGGAGCTGGATGATATTTTATCTGAAGAACCTCAGAATACAGCTGCATTAATCAGTATCGGGGCAGTGTATTCGGATATGGGAGAAGATGATCTCGCTCTGGAATATCTTCACAAAGCATTAAACTTAGGTTCCGTTGATAAAAACCTGTTCATCAACCTTGCCATTGTCATGACGTATATGGGAAAACATCCTGAAGAATACCACGAATACCTGGAAACAGCCGAAGACAAGCAGGAAGATCCGCTGACTTTTAAAGCGCATTTCGATCCTGAGTCCCGTTAA
- a CDS encoding GNAT family N-acetyltransferase yields MKSLHSIEIIPFSDDLQDPVRILNYEWLEKYFRIEEGDRISLSNPKKEIIDKGGFIFYAKREGEIVGTASLLKKSGSVFELGKMAVSEKAQGYGIGTALLEYCIGFAREQSAEKLILYSNTKLQSAIHLYQKYGFREIPLEPGLYERADIKMEKHLI; encoded by the coding sequence ATGAAATCTCTTCATTCAATTGAAATCATCCCCTTTTCCGACGATCTTCAGGATCCTGTTAGAATCCTTAACTACGAATGGCTGGAAAAATATTTCAGGATTGAAGAGGGCGACCGGATTTCATTATCTAATCCTAAAAAGGAGATTATTGATAAAGGCGGGTTCATCTTCTATGCAAAACGGGAGGGTGAAATTGTGGGAACGGCCTCCCTGCTGAAAAAATCCGGATCTGTTTTCGAACTCGGGAAAATGGCCGTCTCCGAAAAAGCACAAGGTTACGGGATCGGAACGGCTTTGCTTGAGTACTGCATCGGCTTTGCCAGGGAACAATCCGCAGAAAAACTGATCCTGTACTCCAATACGAAGTTACAGTCAGCCATACATCTTTATCAAAAATACGGGTTCCGAGAAATCCCGCTCGAACCCGGACTTTATGAAAGAGCAGATATCAAAATGGAAAAACATTTAATTTAA